TTGCGGAAAGAAGGGAGATTTTGGATGAAATAATTCAAAGAATCAATTCCGAAGAAATAGGGCTGTATTTAAGTGAAACAATGATTTTTGAAACCTGGGAAGAAGCCGCCGCAGAGCGCGATCTTTCCAGAGAAAAGCGCAGCGAAGGTTTGATGCTGAAACGCAAGGATTCACCGTATTTAGTAGGCAGAAAAAAAGGAGATTGGTGGAAGTGGAAAATTGATCCCTTTACTATTGATGCAGTTTTAACCTACGCCATGCGTGGGCACGGAAGGCGCGCCAATCTTTATACAGACTACACTTTTGCACTCTGGAATGAAGGCGAGCTGGTAACTTTTGCAAAGGCTTACTCCGGATTAACAGATGCGGAATTCAGACAAGTTGATAATTGGATAAAACGAAACACCTTAGAACGTTTCGGGCCTGTACGAAGTGTAACTCCGCATCATGTTTTTGAAATTGCTTTTGAAGGAATTGCTGAAAGTAGCCGCCATAAAAGCGGTATTGCAACTAGATTTCCGCGGATTCTTCGTTGGAGAAAAGACAAACCAATTTCTGAAGCCAATACTCTGGATGATCTTAAAGCCTTAATTCCAAAATGAAACAATCTGAACTTATTTCAATTGCGGAAGATTGGTTTCAAACAAAAAATTGGAAGTCATTTCCTTTTCAAAGAAAAACGTGGAAAGCATTTCTGGGCGGGAAGCACGGTCTTTTAAATGCCCCAACCGGAAGTGGGAAAACCTATGCGCTTTGGGTACCAATCGTACTTCAATATTTAAAGGAAAATCCCGCGTATAAAACAAAACATACAAAAGGACTAAAAGCCATTTGGATTACCCCATTGCGCGCTCTTTCTGTAGAAATTCAACAAGCGGCACAGCGTTTTGCCGACGATTTGGGAACAGGATTAACCGTTGGGATCCGCACAGGCGATACCACCCAAAGCGAACGCGCAAAGCAAAAACGCCAAATGCCCGATCTGCTGATAACGACACCCGAAAGTCTGATGCTTTTGCTGGCGTCAAAAGATTATGATAAAATCTTTAAGCCATTAACTGCGATTGTGGTTGATGAATGGCACGAACTTTTGGGAAGTAAACGCGGCGTGCAAATGGAACTCGCGCTTTCACGTTTAAAAACGGTTTCAAAACATTTGAGAATTTGGGGAATTTCGGCGACCATTGGCAATCTTGAAGAAGCACAGGATGTCCTGTTGGGAATGGATTCTGAATTCAGAAAAAATGAAGTTTTGATTAAATCCAATCAAAAGTCGAAAATAGAAGTACGTTCCATCATTCCAAAAAAGATGGAAACTTTTCCTTGGCGCGGGCATTTAGGACTGCATCTTTTGGAAGAAATTGTTCCAATAATTAAGACTAGCAAAACCACGATTATTTTTACAAATACACGCGGACAGTGCGAAATCTGGTTTCAGAAACTACTCGAAAAACATCCCGAGTTTGCCGGCGAAATTGCAATGCACCACGGAAGCATCGGTAAAGATACGCGGCTGTGGGTGGAACAGGCTATTCGCAATGAATCGTTATTGGCGGTAGTTGCAACCTCCAGTCTCGATTTGGGGGTTGATTTTGCACCTGTAGAAACGGTAATTCAAATTGGCGGACCTAAAGGAGTTGCCAAATTTCTTCAACGTGCAGGGCGAAGTAATCACCGTCCGGGGGAGCCTTCGGTTATTTACTTTTTGCCAACCCACGCTTTGGAATTGTTGGAGGCTTCGGCTTTAAAACGGGCTGTAAAAGATGAAGTTGTTGAAGATAGAAATCCATATTTGCTCAGTTTTGACGTGTTAATTCAGTATTTGGTGACACTTTCGGTAAGTAACGGATTTTTTCCAAAGGAAATTTTCCCAGAAATTAAAAAAACCTTTTGCTTTCAAGGAATAACAGAGGAACAGTGGAAATGGTGCCTAAATTTTATAACTATTGGAAGCCAAAGTTTGCAAGCCTACGACGAATATAAAAAAGTTGAAGTTACTCCCGAAGGGCTATTTAAAGTGGAAAGCAGGCAGATTGCAATGATGCACCGTTTGAGTATTGGCACAATAGTGAGTGATAGTATGATGCTCGTAAAATATGTTTCCGGCGGATTTATTGGCACGATTGAAGAATGGTTTATCAGTAAAATGAAACCCGGTGACACCTTTGTTTTTGCAGGAAGAACTTTGGAATTGGTCAGAATTCGGCAAATGCAGGCTCAAGTTCGAAAAAGCAGCAAACGAACTGCAAATATTGTAAGTTTTATGGGCGGGCGGTTGCCCCTTTCTTCGCAAATGAGTAAAATTCTGCGGGAAGAATTGCAAAGTGAATCCGACCACAAACGAAACACGCCGGAATTAAAGGCATTGAGCCATATTTTTGACAGGCAGGAACGCGAAAGTATCGTCCCCGGCGAAAACGAATTTTTGATTGAAACCTTTAAAACTCGCGAAGGATACCACGCGCTTTTTTACCCTTTTGAGGGGCGATTTGTACACGAGGCAATGAGCAGTTTGCTGGCGTACCGGATAAGTTTGCTATTGCCGATTACCTTCTCTTTGGCGTACAACGACTACGGCTTTGAACTTCTAAGCGATCAGTTTTTGGATATTCAAACGGTGTTGGACAACAATCTTTTTTCTTCAGAATATTTATATGAAGACCTTCAAAAAAGTTTAAATTCCACTGAATTGGCTCGTCGAAAATTTCGAGATATTGCTGTAATTAGCGGCATGGTTTTTCAAGGATATCCAAACAAAGTCATTAAAACAAAACATTTGCAAAGCAACAGTCAATTGCTTTTTGACGTTTTTCGGGATTACGAATCCGACAATCTTTTGTACCTTCAAGCCTATCGTGAAACTTTTGAACATCAATTGGAGGAAGGCAGATTGCGGCAAGCTTTGGAACGTATAAATTCACAAAAAATAATTTGGAAACAATGTGAAAAAGCAACGCCTTTCAGCTTTCCGATTATTACGGACAGGCTCCGCGAAAAACTTTCTTCGGAAAAATTGGCGGATCGGATTAAAAAAATGACTTTGCAATTGGAAAAATGATACAAAATATTTCAATTAAAAATAACGACTTCAAATTACACCCTAGTGGCGCCATCTTTTGGAAAGACAAGAAAATGCTGTTAATCGCCGATGTGCATCTGGGTAAAATTGCACATTTCAGAAAACACGGCGCGCCCGTTCCGGCAAATGCAGCGTATAAAAACCTTGAAAAACTTACCGAGATATGCAATCACTTTAAGCCTGAGACTATCTGCTTTTTGGGCGATCTTTTCCACAGCAAATTAAACGAGGAATGGCAGGATTTTGAAAAGTGGACGGAATACACAAAGGCGGAAATAGTCCTGATTTCGGGCAATCACGATATTATTCCACAGTATTTATACGAAGAATTAGGAATTAAGGTTTTTGACGAATTTTTGCTCGACGGCTTTTTGTTGACCCATCACCCCACTGAGATTAAAGGTGCGTTCAATTTTTGTGGCCACGTGCACCCGGGCGTTCGGATGAAGGGCGTTGGTAGGCAATACGTGCGGTTTTCATGTTTTTATAAAACCCTTAACAGCCTTATTCTCCCTGCTTTTGGTAACTTTACGGGAAAGCATATTTTAAAACCTTCAGAAAATGATGAAATATTCGCCATTGTTGAAGGAGAAGTAATTTGTGTTTCAAGAAACTAATTTATTATGAAAAAAACACTACAAATAGCAAACATCATCGCTTTCGTGACAACGGTTTTCGTCAATTATTTGTCAAACACGGGCGCGATAAACAATACCACAATAGGCGAAATTTCAGAATCTTCAAAAAACCTTTTTACGCCTGCCGGTTATGCTTTCTCCATTTGGGGTTTGATTTATCTGCTACTGTTGGGTTTCATAATCTACCAAAGCCGAAGTCTTTTTACCAAAGTGCGCGATGATGACTTCATTTTAAAAACAGGTTGGTGGTTTGTGCTTTCCTGCTTTGCCAACATTATGTGGATTACTTTCTGGCTATATGGCTACATGGAATATTCAATTCTCGCCATTTTCGTTCTGCTTTTTTCACTTTTAAAAATTGTAATGAATAACCGGATGGAACTTTGGGATGCACCAATTTCGGTCATTGCATTTCTTTGGTGGCCTTTTGTTTTTTACAGCGGTTGGGTTACCGTTGCCAGTATCGCAAATGTTGCAGCATATTTAACAAGCATTAATTGGAATGCATGGGGTTATAGCGAGATTTCGTGGGCGGTAACGATGATAATCATTGCGGGAATCATTAATCTAGTTGTTACATGGCGAAGAAACATGCGCGAATTTGCCTTGGTGGGCGTGTGGGCCTTAGCGGCAATAGCAGTCGCTAATTGGGAAGTGAGCCAAACCGTTGCCTATGCCGCAATTGCAGTGGCTGCTGTGCTTTTTGTGAGCAGTGGATATCACGCATTCAAAAATCGCGATACCAGTCCTGTGAATAAATGCAAAGAATATTTAAATAAACAAAACATTTAAGACCGCTTCGTTGAAAGATTAAAGACAAAACATTTCAAAAAATCTGAAATCGTCGATCGAAAATCGTTAATCAATTAAACCATTCCCTTAATATCATTCCCCCAAGTGGGGTACGCAAAAATCATTGCTTTTAAATTTTCGGTAGTTAATTTTCCGCACATTGCGAGGACGAAAAGATTGATCATTTCTCCGGCTTCGGCAGCGACTATATGGGCGCCCAATACAATATTTCGTTCTTTGTCCACAATTGTTTTGTACGCATAAACTTCTTCTTTGATTCGCTTCGCGTTAAACCATTTCGGAACGCTTTTGTATTCCACCACAAAATCGTAGCCTTTTTCTTTTGCTTCTTTTTCGGTTAAACCTATTGCAGCAATCTGCGGAATAGTAAAAACAACCGATGGAACCGGCGGAAAATCCATTTTAGTACTGTTTCCCTGACGGATATTCAATGAAACAATCCGAGCTTCCTGCGAAGAAGTGGGCGTTAACGGTAAAGAACCACTTGCCGAAACATCACCGCAAGCGTAAACGTTTTTATTGGTTGTATTTTGAAGATATTCGTTCACCGAAATTCCACCTTTTTCAAAAGTAACATTTCCTTTTTCCAAATCAAGTTCATCAATTGAAGGTGCGCGACCAGCAGTGTTAAAAACCATTCTGGTATCAATTGATTCGGTTTTACCATTTTTTTTAAATGAAACACGATAATTTTTCTGAAGTTTTTCAACTTTAGAAACTTCGGCATTGAAAATAAATTTGATTCCCAATTCTTCCGAAGCTTTTGTGAGGTGCGAAACGATATCGGCTTCAAAAGGCCCGAGCGGACGATCCTCGAACTCAATTACCGTAACTTTTGCACCGCAGCGCGCGGCAATGTGGGCAAACTCCATCCCAATATAGCCCGCGCCAACAAACACGATGCTTTCGGGCAGTTCTTCCAATTCCAAAAAATCGTCGCTCACTTTTAAATGTTCCCGGCCGGGAATTTTCAGTTCCATCGGTTTTTGCCCGGTAGCGATTACAATTTTCTTCGCTTTCACCGTTTTTCCCTCTACCGAAAGTGTGTTTTCATCCAAAAATTTGGGCGATTGGTGAAACATTTCAATTCCGGCTTCTTTCAATTTCTTTTCGGTGGAGGCGGGCACGGCATCGGTAAAGGTGGATTTAAATTTTTGAAGATCTTTCCAACTTATTTTTGGAACGGAAATAATTCCCTTCCCTTTTAAATTTTCCGAAAGCTGCATAGCTTCAGTAATTCCCACCAAAACTTTTTTCGGATCGCAGCCTCTATTTGGGCAAGTTCCGCCAAATTCGCGGTTGTCGGCAATCGCCACTTTCATTCCTGCGGCAGCAAAATCGTATGCCACAGTTTTGCCTGCAGTTCCGGTTCCTATTACAAAAACGTCGTATTCTTTTTGTGCCATAACAATACCCGCCCTTCGACTATCGCTCAGGATAAACTTTGTCGGGTAACTTTTAATGATAATCTACGAATCTAAAAGTAGTTAATGCAAAATGGTCATTATGTTATCAAAATGATAAAGTTGTTTGAAAAACCTCACAGGTCTTTGAGACCTGTGAGGTTTGATTTATATTTGCCGTCCCGATGAGCAAAACTCTAGTTACGTCACTTTATTCTCAGTCTTCGCAAACACGAAAACTGGAGGAAACTATTGTCCAATCTCAAAAAAGTACATCGGTTTCAGGTCTTGTGGGTTCTTCGCTCTCGATAGTTTTAGCCCAAACTTTTCGAAATACGGATTTGCCATTTTTGCTAATTTTAAATGATAAAGAAGAAGCCGCTTACCATTTAAACGATTTGGAAAATTTATTGGGCGATAAAAATGTGCTTTTTTATCCGGGAAGCTATCGGCGGCCCTATCAAATTGAAGAGACAGACAACGCCAATGTTTTATTGCGAAGCGAGGTTTTAAACCGAATAAATTCCCGCAAAAAACCCGCGCTTATTGTAACCTATCCCGAAGCGCTTTTTGAGAAAGTTGTAACTCGAAAAGAGTTGGAACGCAACACCTTGAAAATTGCCATAAACGACCAACTTTCAATAGATTTTGTAAACGAGGTTTTGTTTGAATACCGCTTTAAGCGTACCGATTTTGTTACCGAACCGGGCGAATTTTCGGTGCGTGGGGGAATTTTGGACGTGTTCAGTTTTAGCAACGATGAACCTTACAGAATTGAATTTTTTGGGGATGAGGTTGATAGTATTCGCACCATCGATGTGGAAACGCAACTATCTTTGGAACAGGTGAAAAAAGTATCAATCATTCCGAATGTAGAAAACAAAATGATCGATGAAAATCGCGAAAGTTTTTTGAAGTATATCGCTTCAAAAACAGTGGTTTTTCTAAAAAACGAAGAGCTTTTCAGTAGCGCGATAAATAATCTTTTCAAAAAAGCGACAGAAGCTTTTAATTCAATCGATTCAGAAATAAAACGCGCAAAACCTTCGGAATTATTCTGTACTTCGGAATTGTTAAACGAGCAATTGAATGATTTTACAAAAGTTCAACTAAGCATTAATAAAACTTTCCTCCCCTCGGGAGGGGCTGGGAGTGGGCTTTCGTTTTCAACCAAACCGCAACCATCATTCAACAAACAATTCAACTTACTGATTGAAAATTTGAATGATAATACCGAAAAAGGGTATAAAAACTACATTTTTTGCAGCAGCGAACAGCAGGCAAAACGATTTCACGATATTTTTGAAGATGCTGAACAGAATGTAAATCAATTTGAAACTATTGTTTTTCCGCTATTTCAAGGATTTATTGATGACGATTTAAAAATTGTTTGCTACACTGATCATCAAATTTTTGAGCGTTACCATAAATTTCAACTGAAAAATGGATACGCTAAAAAACAGGCAATTACTTTAAAGGAAATTACCAATCTGGAAGTGGGCGATTATGTAACGCATATTGACCATGGAATAGGGAAATTTGGCGGTTTGCAGAAGATTGAGGTAGAAGGAAAAATGCAGGAAGCCATTAAACTTTTTTATGGCGAGCGCGATATTTTATATCTCAGTATTCATTCGCTGCATAAGATTTCAAAATACAACGGCAAGGATGGGAGAGAGCCCAAAATCTATAAATTGGGCAGCGATGCGTGGAAAAAATTAAAGCAAAAAACCAAAACGCGCGTTAAGGAAATTGCTTTCAATTTAATTGAATTATACGCCAAACGCCGCACGCTAAAAGGTTTCGCCTTTGACCCCGATAGCTATTTGCAAGCCGAATTGGAATCGTCCTTTATTTATGAAGATACCCCGGACCAGAGTACAGCAACCGAAGATGTAAAAAAAGATATGGAAAACGAGCGCCCAATGGATCGTTTGGTCTGTGGCGATGTGGGTTTCGGAAAAACGGAAGTGGCCATTCGAGCAGCTTTTAAAGCAGTTGACAATGGAAAACAGGTCGCAGTTTTGGTGCCAACAACTATTTTGGCATTTCAGCATTTTAAAACATTTTCAGAGCGTCTTTCGGAGATGCCCGTGAAAGTTGATTATTTAAACCGTTTTAGAACTGCGAAAGAACGAAGAACCGTTTTGGAAGAGTTGAAAAATGGTAAACTCGATGTTGTTATCGGCACTCATCAATTAGTAAACAAATCGGTTGAATTTAAGGATTTGGGACTTTTGATTATTGATGAAGAGCAAAAATTTGGAGTAGCCGTAAAAGACAAATTAAAGACCATTAAAGAAAATGTAGATACGCTCACGCTAACGGCAACGCCCATTCCGCGAACGTTGCAGTTTAGTTTGATGGCCGCACGTGACCTTTCGGTAATTACCACGCCGCCGCCAAACCGCTATCCCGTGGAAACGCACGTTATTCGTTTCGGGGAAGAAAGTATTCGCGATGCGGTTCGCTATGAAATTTCGCGCGGAGGCCAGGTTTTCTTTGTTCACAACCGAATTGAAAATATAAAAGAAGTCGCTGGGATGATTCAACGTTTGGTGCCAGATGCCAAAATTGGAATTGGTCACGGCCAAATGGACGGGAAAAAACTGGAAGATTTAATGCTTCGATTTATGAACAATGAATTCGATGTTTTGGTATCCACAACTATTATTGAAAGTGGCTTGGACGTACCGAACGCCAATACTATTTTCATCAATAATGCTAATAATTTCGGACTTTCAGATTTACACCAAATGCGCGGTCGTGTTGGGCGAAGCAACAAAAAAGCGTTTTGTTATTTTATCACTCCGGAATATTCGGCAATGACGGACGAAGCGCGAAAACGAATTACGGCTTTGGAACAATTTTCAGAATTGGGCAGCGGCATCAACATCGCGATGAAGGATTTGGAAATCCGCGGTGCTGGCGATTTATTGGGTGGTGAGCAGAGTGGATTTATAAACGAAATTGGTTTTGAAACCTATCAAAAAATTCTAGCCGAAGCGATTGAGGAATTGAAGGATAAAGAGTTTAAAAATTTGTACGAAGAAACAGAAGGTCCGAAGAAGAATTTCGTAAAAGAAATGACCATCGACACCGATTTCGAACTTCTTTTCCCAGATGATTACGTTAACAATATTACCGAAAGACTTAATCTATATACCAAACTGAACGAGTTGAAAAACGAAGCCGAGCTTCAAAAGTTTGAAAAAGAATTGCTGGACCGTTTTGGGGAAATGCCAAAACAAGCCGAAGATTTACTGAACAGTGTTCGCATAAAATGGATTGCAATATCTATGGGCTTGGAACGATTAATTATGAAGCAGAAAAAAATGGTAGGTTATTTTGTGGCAGACCAACAAAGTGCTTTTTACCAAAGTCCGTCGTTTACAAAAGTGCTTCAATACGTGCAAACCCATTCACAAAAAGTAACAATGAAGGAAAAGCAAACCCGCAACGGATTGCGATTATTGCTTAATTTTGAAGGAATTTATTCGGTTGAAAAAGCGCTTCGGGCTTTGGAGCCTTTTTCTGAATAACAAATCATTTCATCTGTATAGAATATTTGATAAAGTGAAAGATGGAATGCCCGAATTATTCATCGTCGGTTTATATGCAAATTGTTTACAGGCATTTCGTATATTTGGTTTATGTCCGCAACAAATAATTTTACTATTAAACAACTTGCCGAGGCTTTTCAGGAATTGAGTATTTCTGAAAGAGCAAAACTTGCATCTCTTCTACCAGAAGAATGGTTTAAAAATTCAAATGATTTGACTGAAATCCAGAAACAAGCTTTGGATTTTGCTTCAGAAAAGGAAAATGAAGGAAGAGCGGTTTTTCATACGTGGGAAGAAGTTGAAAATTATGTGAAGAATAGAAGCTGATGGGCAACTATCGAATTTTGATAGAAGAGGATGCAAAATTCGATATTGCCGAAGCCTACGATTGGTATTCAAAAATATCATTGAAAATTTGCGCGTCCTTTCTTACTGAAATAAAGAAAACCATAGCGTATTTATCGAAAAATCCTTTTCTTTTTCAATTTGTTTATAAAGATTTTAGACAGGTTCCAGTCAAAAAATTCCCGTTCGTTATTCTTTACAAAATTGATTCGGAAAATGTGAAAATTTTTCGAATTTTCCCGACAAATATGAATCCTGATAATAAATTTAAGGTTTTCAGGAAATAAGTAATATCTTCTAAAATCAACAAATGTCGGGCAAATGTCGGGTGAAATTCACTTGAAAAGATTGTACTATATTTACTGCCATCGTACTATTGCTTCATAAAATTTTAAAAAATGAAACAACCAGAACTCGGTCGAAAAATTTTGGAACTCCGAAAGCAAAAAGGCTTTACGCAGGAAGAACTTGTGGAGCAATGCAACATAAACGTGCGGACCATTCAGCGTATTGAAGCGGGTGAAGTAATGCCGCGCAGCTTTACACTGAAAACCATACTTAATGTGTTGGGCGAAGATTTGGAAAAATTGCAAGAATCAGAACCTTCTTTTTTTAAAAATATCGATTTAAAGGAAATAGCATTTTCAGCGTTTTACATAAAACTCGCTTGGATCTGTGGAATTATTTATTTCCTTTCCGGTTTTGTGGAATTTGCAGTGGACTACGCCCGATTTTATGAAGATGAATTGATACTGCCAAAAGCCGCTTACATAAGTATGAAATTTATTATAATGCTGGCCTTTATTTATTTTTCATGGGGTTTTGTTTTAAGCGGGAAAATCTTCAATAATTATTTGCTGAAAATTGGAGCTTACTTTTTAATTGGCACCACCATTTTATTTTATGGGTATGATATGGTTTCACTTTATTTTGAGCCATTTTATATTGAATACGTAATTACAATACAATCTATTTTCTGTGGAATTGGAAGTGTTATTTTTGGATTGGCTTTAATGCGATTGAAAGGTAATTTCGGGAAAATTCCAGAAATTGCCGGCGGATTTCAGGTAGTGAGCGGAATATTGTTCACCTTGGTTTTTATGGCGTGGTTGGGACTTGCCTTTTTAATTCCGGCTACTATTTTGCAAATTATTTTGCTTTATAAAATTGAAGATTTATTAAAAACCGAAAGAGATTTCCGCCAAAGTTTATCCTGAGCGACAGTTGAAGCACAGGAATTAAAAGTGATAAAAAGCATTTTCAAAATGTTCTAATTTCTCTTCTTTTTGGTTTTTTAGAATTGCAATAATATCAAACCGAACTTCCACATTTAAATTATTTGAAATAATATATTCATTGGCCGCCTTTACCAAAAGTTTGATTTTTGAAGGAGTTACAAAGCTTTGCGGATCGCCAAAAAATGCGCTGTTTCGGGTCTTTACTTCTACAATAACAACGGTTCCTTCTTCTTTTTGAGCAATTATATCTATTTCGGCCTTTTGAAAATAAAAGTTACGACGTAGAATTTTATAACCCCTTTTCAATAAATATTGTGCGGCTATTTCTTCTCCTATTTTTCCAAGTTCGTTGTGGCTTGCCATTTTTTTAAAGAGTGTAAAAGCTTATTTCTTAAAGCTTAAAGCAATATTGTTTTTCGTTACTTTTAATTCTACTTCCCGACCCAAAATCAAAGCCCGATTATCATTAATATGTCCCACCGGAAAATTGAAACACACGGGAAAATTATATTCTGAAACTAAATCAAAAATAATCTCTTCCGCCGTTTTTCCGAAAGGAACAGCATTATCGTGCATATTGGTCATTCCGCCTACAATCAATCCTGAAAGATTTTGTAGCATGCCGTTGCGTTTTAGATTCATCATCATTCTATCAATATGGTACAGATATTCGTCCAAATCTTCAATAAAAAGTATTTTACCTTCGGTATTCAGCGAAGAATTACTTCCGCATAGCGAATAAATGAGTGAGAGGTTTCCGCCAACCAATGGCCCTTGTGCGGCTCCGAGTGTATTTAATTTCTCGTTGGAAGCAATACTGATTTCGTAATCACCTCCAAACAATATTTCTTTAATTGAAGTGGAAGTTGCCTTCGACTTATTTTCAAGATTTTGTAAAATTTGGGCGTGTAAAGTTTCAATTCCCAATGTATGAATATGTGAATGAAGCGCAGTTACATCGCTATAACCAATAACCCATTTCGGATTTTTTCTAAAGTTTGAAAAATCCAGCTTATCAATTATCCGAACGGTGCCATACCCGCCTTTTGCGCACCAAATAGCCTTTATTTTAGGGTCATCAATCATTTGTTGAAAATCTGCTGCACGCAAATCATCACTTCCTGCAAACTGGTTTTCTTCGGCACCGATGGTTTTACCCAAAACGGCTTTTAAACCCCAACTTTCAAGCAATTGAAGCGCAGGTTTTAATTCTTCTTTTGAAATTTTACGTGCGGTTGAAACGATGCCAACTGTATCGTTCTTTTGTAGTCTGTTTGGAGTAATCATGGATTTATTTAAAACCACAAATTACTACATTTATATGTACTTTTGTGCCTGCCCGCTCATTTTGGCGGGCTTTCAAAAAAAATTATGGACAAGAACCCAAACAGATATACCATTACCGCCGCGTTGCCATACACAAACGGACCCGTACACATTGGCCATTTGGCTGGCGTTTACGTGCCCGCAGATATTTACGCGCGTTATCAACGACTTCAAAAAATGGATGTTGCCTTTATCTGCGGAAGCGATGAACACGGCGTGCCAATTACTATAAAGGCAAAAAAAGAAGGTATTACGCCTCAGCAAGTGGTAGATAAATATCACGCCATTATTAAAAAGAGTTTTGAGGAATTCGGAATATCCTTTGATAATTATTCGCGGACTTCTGCGAAAATTCATCATAAAACTGCTTCAGAATTTTTTAAGAAGTTATACGAGAACGGTAAATTTACCGAAGAGATTACCGAACAATT
This region of Aequorivita marisscotiae genomic DNA includes:
- a CDS encoding ligase-associated DNA damage response DEXH box helicase, translating into MKQSELISIAEDWFQTKNWKSFPFQRKTWKAFLGGKHGLLNAPTGSGKTYALWVPIVLQYLKENPAYKTKHTKGLKAIWITPLRALSVEIQQAAQRFADDLGTGLTVGIRTGDTTQSERAKQKRQMPDLLITTPESLMLLLASKDYDKIFKPLTAIVVDEWHELLGSKRGVQMELALSRLKTVSKHLRIWGISATIGNLEEAQDVLLGMDSEFRKNEVLIKSNQKSKIEVRSIIPKKMETFPWRGHLGLHLLEEIVPIIKTSKTTIIFTNTRGQCEIWFQKLLEKHPEFAGEIAMHHGSIGKDTRLWVEQAIRNESLLAVVATSSLDLGVDFAPVETVIQIGGPKGVAKFLQRAGRSNHRPGEPSVIYFLPTHALELLEASALKRAVKDEVVEDRNPYLLSFDVLIQYLVTLSVSNGFFPKEIFPEIKKTFCFQGITEEQWKWCLNFITIGSQSLQAYDEYKKVEVTPEGLFKVESRQIAMMHRLSIGTIVSDSMMLVKYVSGGFIGTIEEWFISKMKPGDTFVFAGRTLELVRIRQMQAQVRKSSKRTANIVSFMGGRLPLSSQMSKILREELQSESDHKRNTPELKALSHIFDRQERESIVPGENEFLIETFKTREGYHALFYPFEGRFVHEAMSSLLAYRISLLLPITFSLAYNDYGFELLSDQFLDIQTVLDNNLFSSEYLYEDLQKSLNSTELARRKFRDIAVISGMVFQGYPNKVIKTKHLQSNSQLLFDVFRDYESDNLLYLQAYRETFEHQLEEGRLRQALERINSQKIIWKQCEKATPFSFPIITDRLREKLSSEKLADRIKKMTLQLEK
- the pdeM gene encoding ligase-associated DNA damage response endonuclease PdeM — translated: MIQNISIKNNDFKLHPSGAIFWKDKKMLLIADVHLGKIAHFRKHGAPVPANAAYKNLEKLTEICNHFKPETICFLGDLFHSKLNEEWQDFEKWTEYTKAEIVLISGNHDIIPQYLYEELGIKVFDEFLLDGFLLTHHPTEIKGAFNFCGHVHPGVRMKGVGRQYVRFSCFYKTLNSLILPAFGNFTGKHILKPSENDEIFAIVEGEVICVSRN
- a CDS encoding tryptophan-rich sensory protein; this encodes MKKTLQIANIIAFVTTVFVNYLSNTGAINNTTIGEISESSKNLFTPAGYAFSIWGLIYLLLLGFIIYQSRSLFTKVRDDDFILKTGWWFVLSCFANIMWITFWLYGYMEYSILAIFVLLFSLLKIVMNNRMELWDAPISVIAFLWWPFVFYSGWVTVASIANVAAYLTSINWNAWGYSEISWAVTMIIIAGIINLVVTWRRNMREFALVGVWALAAIAVANWEVSQTVAYAAIAVAAVLFVSSGYHAFKNRDTSPVNKCKEYLNKQNI
- a CDS encoding dihydrolipoyl dehydrogenase family protein — its product is MAQKEYDVFVIGTGTAGKTVAYDFAAAGMKVAIADNREFGGTCPNRGCDPKKVLVGITEAMQLSENLKGKGIISVPKISWKDLQKFKSTFTDAVPASTEKKLKEAGIEMFHQSPKFLDENTLSVEGKTVKAKKIVIATGQKPMELKIPGREHLKVSDDFLELEELPESIVFVGAGYIGMEFAHIAARCGAKVTVIEFEDRPLGPFEADIVSHLTKASEELGIKFIFNAEVSKVEKLQKNYRVSFKKNGKTESIDTRMVFNTAGRAPSIDELDLEKGNVTFEKGGISVNEYLQNTTNKNVYACGDVSASGSLPLTPTSSQEARIVSLNIRQGNSTKMDFPPVPSVVFTIPQIAAIGLTEKEAKEKGYDFVVEYKSVPKWFNAKRIKEEVYAYKTIVDKERNIVLGAHIVAAEAGEMINLFVLAMCGKLTTENLKAMIFAYPTWGNDIKGMV
- the mfd gene encoding transcription-repair coupling factor; the protein is MSKTLVTSLYSQSSQTRKLEETIVQSQKSTSVSGLVGSSLSIVLAQTFRNTDLPFLLILNDKEEAAYHLNDLENLLGDKNVLFYPGSYRRPYQIEETDNANVLLRSEVLNRINSRKKPALIVTYPEALFEKVVTRKELERNTLKIAINDQLSIDFVNEVLFEYRFKRTDFVTEPGEFSVRGGILDVFSFSNDEPYRIEFFGDEVDSIRTIDVETQLSLEQVKKVSIIPNVENKMIDENRESFLKYIASKTVVFLKNEELFSSAINNLFKKATEAFNSIDSEIKRAKPSELFCTSELLNEQLNDFTKVQLSINKTFLPSGGAGSGLSFSTKPQPSFNKQFNLLIENLNDNTEKGYKNYIFCSSEQQAKRFHDIFEDAEQNVNQFETIVFPLFQGFIDDDLKIVCYTDHQIFERYHKFQLKNGYAKKQAITLKEITNLEVGDYVTHIDHGIGKFGGLQKIEVEGKMQEAIKLFYGERDILYLSIHSLHKISKYNGKDGREPKIYKLGSDAWKKLKQKTKTRVKEIAFNLIELYAKRRTLKGFAFDPDSYLQAELESSFIYEDTPDQSTATEDVKKDMENERPMDRLVCGDVGFGKTEVAIRAAFKAVDNGKQVAVLVPTTILAFQHFKTFSERLSEMPVKVDYLNRFRTAKERRTVLEELKNGKLDVVIGTHQLVNKSVEFKDLGLLIIDEEQKFGVAVKDKLKTIKENVDTLTLTATPIPRTLQFSLMAARDLSVITTPPPNRYPVETHVIRFGEESIRDAVRYEISRGGQVFFVHNRIENIKEVAGMIQRLVPDAKIGIGHGQMDGKKLEDLMLRFMNNEFDVLVSTTIIESGLDVPNANTIFINNANNFGLSDLHQMRGRVGRSNKKAFCYFITPEYSAMTDEARKRITALEQFSELGSGINIAMKDLEIRGAGDLLGGEQSGFINEIGFETYQKILAEAIEELKDKEFKNLYEETEGPKKNFVKEMTIDTDFELLFPDDYVNNITERLNLYTKLNELKNEAELQKFEKELLDRFGEMPKQAEDLLNSVRIKWIAISMGLERLIMKQKKMVGYFVADQQSAFYQSPSFTKVLQYVQTHSQKVTMKEKQTRNGLRLLLNFEGIYSVEKALRALEPFSE